In a genomic window of Streptomyces noursei ATCC 11455:
- a CDS encoding N-acetylneuraminate synthase family protein produces the protein MSSNARLRSLGDRLVGPGRPVYVTGEIGINHNGDLENAFALIDAAADAGCDAVKFQKRTPEICTPRDQWDIERDTPWGRMTYIDYRHRVEFDEDGYRAIDEYSRKRGIAWFASPWDVESVAFLEKFDVPCYKVASASLTDDELLRALRATGRAVILSTGMSTPKQIRHAVEVLGSDNIVLCHATSTYPAKAEELNLRMIHTLQAEYPNVPIGYSGHETGLQTTLAAVALGATFVERHITLDRAMWGSDQAASVEPQGLTRLVRDIRTIEESLGDGVKKVYESELGPMKKLRRVAGVVAEEEAAEAADREPAAV, from the coding sequence ATGAGCAGCAACGCCCGCCTCCGCTCCCTCGGCGACCGCCTGGTCGGCCCCGGCCGCCCCGTCTACGTCACCGGCGAGATCGGCATCAACCACAACGGCGACCTGGAGAACGCCTTCGCGCTGATCGACGCCGCCGCGGACGCCGGCTGCGACGCGGTCAAGTTCCAGAAGCGGACCCCCGAGATCTGCACCCCGCGCGATCAGTGGGACATCGAGCGCGACACCCCCTGGGGCCGGATGACCTACATCGACTACCGCCACCGCGTGGAGTTCGACGAGGACGGCTACCGCGCCATCGACGAGTACTCCAGGAAGCGCGGCATCGCGTGGTTCGCCTCCCCCTGGGACGTCGAGTCCGTCGCCTTCCTGGAGAAGTTCGACGTGCCCTGCTACAAGGTGGCCTCCGCCTCGCTCACCGACGACGAGCTGCTGCGCGCCCTGCGCGCCACCGGCCGCGCCGTCATCCTCTCCACCGGGATGTCCACCCCCAAGCAGATCCGGCACGCCGTCGAGGTTCTGGGCAGCGACAACATCGTCCTCTGCCACGCCACCAGCACCTACCCGGCCAAGGCCGAAGAGCTCAACCTCCGCATGATCCACACCCTCCAGGCCGAGTACCCCAACGTGCCGATCGGCTACAGCGGCCACGAGACCGGCCTGCAGACCACCCTCGCCGCGGTCGCCCTCGGCGCCACCTTCGTCGAGCGGCACATCACCCTCGACCGTGCCATGTGGGGCTCCGACCAGGCCGCCTCCGTCGAGCCGCAGGGCCTGACCCGCCTGGTCCGCGACATCCGCACCATCGAGGAGTCCCTCGGCGACGGCGTCAAGAAGGTCTACGAGAGCGAGCTCGGCCCGATGAAGAAGCTGCGCCGGGTCGCCGGCGTGGTCGCCGAGGAGGAGGCCGCCGAGGCCGCCGACCGCGAGCCGGCCGCCGTCTGA